One region of Primulina tabacum isolate GXHZ01 chromosome 1, ASM2559414v2, whole genome shotgun sequence genomic DNA includes:
- the LOC142544441 gene encoding potassium transporter 8-like, translating to MILRRPVMDIQGWNPNNAKKKESWRAVLTLAYQSLGVVYGDLSTSPLYVYKSTFAEDIKHSESNEEIYGVLSFVFWTLTLIPLLKYVFIVLRADDNGEGGTFALYSLLCRHARVSTLPNGQLADEELYEYRKDGSASGNKGLGLSLKSILEKHKLLQKILLALALIGTCMVIGDGVLTPAISVFSAVSGLELVVSKHHHQYIEVPVACIILVFLFYLQHYGTHRIGFLFAPIVITWLFCISAIGVYNIFQWNLNVYQALSPYYMYKFLKKTRKGGWMSLGGILLCITGSEAMFADLGHFSQLSIKIAFSCVVYPSLILAYMGQAAYLSKHHVIESYYRIGFYESVPEKIRWPVLAIAILAAVVGSQAIITGTFSIIKQCSALGCFPRVRIIHTSSKICGQIYIPAINWTLMLLGLAVTIGFRDTKRISNASGLAVITVMLVTTCLMSLVIVLCWNRGVVFAICFIFFFGSIEALYFSASLIKFLEGAWVPVALSFIFLAIMYIWHYGTFKKYEFDLHNKVSIDWLLGLSPNLGIVRVRGIGLIHTELVSGIPAIFSHFVTNLPAFHQVLVLFCVKYVPVPHVRPDERFLVGRIGPKGYRVYRCIARYGYRDSLTDDVEFERDLGMAFILGHCYVKAKSGSSLMKRVVINLGYDFLRRNCTSPTYALNLPRASTLEVGMIYLV from the exons ATGATTCTTAGACGGCCTGTGATGGATATACAAGGCTGGAACCCTAACAATGCTAAAAAG AAAGAATCTTGGAGGGCTGTGCTAACATTAGCTTATCAGAGTTTGGGTGTTGTTTATGGGGATTTAAGCACTTCACCTTTGTATGTATACAAAAGTACTTTTGCGGAGGACATCAAACATTCAGAATCTAATGAGGAAATATATGGGGTTTTGTCTTTCGTGTTCTGGACATTGACTCTGATTCCTCTTCTTAAATATGTGTTCATAGTACTCAGAGCTGATGATAATGGTGAAGGTGGGACTTTTGCTTTGTATTCATTGCTGTGCCGCCATGCCCGGGTGAGTACTTTGCCAAATGGGCAGCTTGCTGATGAGGAATTATATGAGTACAGAAAAGATGGAAGTGCATCAGGTAATAAAGGTCTTGGCTTAAGCTTGAAATCAATTTTGGAAAAGCATAAATTGCTGCAGAAGATATTGCTCGCTCTGGCTTTGATTGGGACTTGTATGGTGATTGGGGATGGAGTTCTTACACCAGCAATTTCGG TATTTTCTGCTGTGTCCGGATTAGAACTTGTTGTGTCAAAGCATCATCACCAAT ATATCGAAGTCCCTGTTGCTTGTATAATACTGGTTTTCTTATTTTATCTGCAACACTATGGAACCCACCGAATAGGATTTCTGTTTGCCCCAATCGTGATAACTTGGCTATTCTGCATCAGTGCCATCGGAGTGTATAATATATTCCAGTGGAATCTGAATGTTTACCAGGCACTCTCTCCTTACTACATGTATAAATTCTTGAAGAAGACTCGAAAAGGAGGCTGGATGTCCTTGGGTGGGATATTGTTGTGCATAACAG GTTCAGAGGCCATGTTTGCTGATCTTGGACATTTTTCGCAGTTGTCCATCAAG ATAGCTTTTAGCTGTGTGGTTTATCCATCCTTAATCCTTGCTTATATGGGACAAGCGGCATATTTATCCAAACATCATGTAATCGAGAGTTACTACCGAATTGGATTCTATGAATCTGTACCTG AAAAAATTCGATGGCCTGTCCTCGCAATTGCGATACTTGCTGCTGTCGTGGGAAGCCAAGCCATCATCACTGGGACGTTTTCCATCATTAAGCAATGCTCTGCTTTGGGTTGCTTTCCAAGGGTCCGAATAATACACACTTCGTCTAAAATATGTGGGCAGATTTATATTCCTGCTATCAACTGGACTTTAATGCTTCTCGGATTGGCCGTCACCATTGGCTTCAGAGACACAAAACGCATTAGCAACGCATCTG GTTTGGCTGTTATAACTGTTATGTTGGTGACCACATGTCTTATGTCTCTTGTCATCGTCTTGTGCTGGAATAGAGGTGTTGTTTTTGCCATTTGTTTCATATTCTTCTTTGGTTCCATCGAAGCCCTCTACTTCTCTGCTTCTCTAATCAAGTTTCTTGAAGGAGCTTGGGTCCCGGTTGCACTCTCCTTTATCTTTCTAGCAATAATGTACATTTGGCATTACGGGACATTTAAAAAGTATGAGTTTGACCTTCACAACAAAGTTTCCATCGACTGGCTCCTCGGTTTGAGTCCCAATCTTGGTATTGTACGGGTCCGAGGCATTGGCCTCATACATACAGAACTTGTTTCTGGAATTCCAGCTATCTTCTCCCATTTCGTGACTAATCTCCCAGCTTTTCACCAGGTTCTAGTCCTATTCTGTGTAAAATATGTCCCAGTTCCTCATGTGAGACCCGATGAGAGATTTCTTGTTGGAAGAATCGGGCCCAAAGGGTACAGAGTTTATCGATGCATAGCCCGATATGGATACCGTGATTCGCTCACGGATGATGTGGAGTTTGAAAGGGATCTGGGGATGGCATTTATATTAGGCCATTGTTACGTGAAGGCGAAGTCCGGTTCGAGTCTGATGAAGAGGGTGGTGATTAATCTGGGGTATGATTTCTTGAGAAGGAACTGTACATCACCAACATATGCACTGAATTTGCCTCGTGCATCAACTTTAGAGGTGGGGATGATTTACCTTGTTTAG